gtaacgtgttaattggacgtagttcctcgggtttcattgtattttttactttttcaacaggtattattgttgaaattttccagtaactaggtacaataccgctgtttaaggattcgttaattatgtctttatagaaattagcagtatatgccatggcatctttaacgacaccctccgataaaagcttgtcgccgccatatttgtttttaagtgattttgtgataataataatatcgtccactacaatgtcagtaaatttaaatgtttcaaatggattactatgatttgcgcttatttcatccccatttacaatttcttcgatgctatcattaatttcaacaatactttgtataaaaaagttatttagggcattagctatatcatattcattttccaggcatacaccgttaattacaattttagtgatatattttttaacatcattaagcttaAGCAAGAGGCAGGCAAATGAATAAGGTCCCTGCATAGACAAATCAAATTGACAGATTACATTCTGAGGTTGATTGCAAAACAAAACAGAAATGAAGCACTACACTACCTTGACCTGCGAAAGGTCCTGTGGTATTAAGTAGATGGGCTCTTTTGCGGAATATTTAGGGCTTAAAAAGCTGGTGGCTGGCTGTTTTTGAAGACAGAATAAAGAATGTCTTCTTATGATATCTTTTTGATATATGCATAATTGGACTATTTCTCTGACTCTACAACAATCGAATCGTTTGTCCGCCGTGGTACTCGAGCAAGCTTAAATGCTAAACTTGCTCGTGAACCATCGTAAGGCACCATTGCCTTCAAACTTAATAAGAAAGGTCCTGCGGTATTAAGTAGATGGGCTCTTTTGCGGAACATTTAGGGCTTAAAAAGAAGGTGGCTGTTTTTGAAGACAGAATAAAGAATGTCTTCTTATGATATCTTTTTGATATATGCATAATTGGACCATTTCTCTGACTAACAATCGAATCGTTTGTCCGCCGTGGTACTCGAGCAAGCTTAAATGCTAAACTTGCTCGTGAACCATCGTAAGGCACCATTGCCTTCAAACTTAATATTAACGGAGGGCGTATAGTATTTAATGTTACGATACTCCTTCCTTAGTTATTGGAAAgcattttaatatgtttttttctGTCTTTTTTTTACCAAATCATACCTTCAATTCACACACTTACCCACTGTTTCAGCctgagtttgtacgatatcatACACTTTGCGCATTATCACATTCACGTCCACCACATCAGCTTCAATTTGACGCAATTGCCTTTCACGGTCCACTAACATGTCCTGTTCGAATTGCATGCCAGCCGTTATTTGTGCTTGTTCTTGCAAAAACTCAGTACGCTCTGCGCTGGCTTTTTCATCCTGTTCCTTTCCAAGTAGTTCAATACTCAATCTCATAGATGCAGTTATACGTTTCTGCACAGACGAATATTTTTCTACAACATTCCGAAAATCATTAGTCAATTTTTCCAGCTGTAACTTCTGTTGTTTATCGCCACGCCTCACAACAGCAGTCAACCGTTGTATATCACGACTAATCGTCTCGATGCGCATATTCGCCTCAGCATGTATGCTGTGCACCTTATCTGGTGTACCTTGTTGTTCACGTCGTGTACCAATTACTttcaatattttttccaattgccTACAACTGGAGTTTACAGCACTGATATTCTGTCCAATATCTTCGCTTAGGGACATAAATTCTGTGGGACTGAAACCCGAAAAGCTAACATCGGGCATTATAGCATTTGTGCTACTCGCAGTAGCACCGTAATCACGATGACCTCCAGCGGGTGGATTGTTTATGGTGTTGCGTGACATCATCAATGCGTTTCAGAAGCGCTTTGCGCACAAAAGTTGTGTGGTTTTAACTCAAAGTGGTCTTTTGCGTGCTATGGAAAGCGAAACAATGAatcaatataaaattttacaaacgcATATTTAAAAAACGGCATACACACAAAAATGCGAATAGGAAAGGAAacagaatgtacatacatatgtgtgtatattagGAAATATCATAGCTGCATAGCTATGTAACGCAACAAGCGCTGCTACAGACGGTGGACACATATACTACATTCAAGTTAACGCCCGCCAAGCAGTTAAACAAATGAAATGATTCATTCAATAGCTAATGCTGCTGATATCAAATTCTATATAACGAGGTATTTTAAACAAACGCTGACAGTGAATACTGATGTAGGTGCCTGGGGTTCCACTTAATTGCAAAAGCGATTCTTATGACAAAAGGAGTGTGTGCAATGGCCTAGAAATTTTGACATGATCATATGAAATCATCAATAAACTCCCCAAAGCATGCGAACAGTGCTTATATCGCTACTACATAGGGACATTTCTTCGAAGATATTTCGGTTGATAGCTTACAATCTCTGATTTAATAGAATTGTTATTGAAGTAATATACTTTCACCTATTGTAGTTGTTGTAACGCTAAAAATGCTTCCCGGAGGTTTAAAAACCAGTACGATTTTTATACCAGAGCTCGATTTGTTTATACCTTTGAACCATTCCAATACGTTGCGGGCTAGGTCTGCCGTCCATGACACACGAGAGTAAGTGTAAGTTGAAAATCCCACAGCACTTGACCCTTTTTGTTTTTAAACCCAGTTTAAAGGATAAACTCACACGGGAATACATAGACTTCAGCATAGGAAAGACACAAGTTAAAGCAGATTTCACGATTGTTTTCTTCTTTAAAACAAAGACATTTCAGGTTCGTGATAAAACTGTCTGCACAATATGAGCCACGCCTCTTAGGTATGTGATACAACATTCTTTTAAGATACCCTACAAGAAGCGCACAGTATGTACGCACATCAATACATAGGTATGCAGCGCCAAACATTGTTTAAATAGATATCTGTGGTCATTGTACTTAATGTTTGTGATTTGTTCGAGTTCATTGTCAAGATAACTTGAAAGATTTCTAAGGCTTCTTGCATACTTTGCTTTGCAGAAAAAAAAATGACGAAGAACTACATGCGCATAGTAGCGACAGTGCCCCAGCCTACAGGAATTCAAATAAAATCAATGTGCACATATTTTTACGATagtatggtaatagtctagttgaggggtcgactgctaatacgctaccaaaaatatcgagagaggtgtcaaaagacgcgtcttgacatcagtattaataatccgaaggcggaaaataaaaatattaacgcgttcaaaagatattaacgaaaaaccgaaaaaagacccgcgggtacctccgaaaccgggggtcggatccatagtatttttgcgcagaacaactttcggcgttggcggccttcggccgcgcttataaaaaataaccctgggctacgccatgccacgtccgggtgtgtggtttaaccatggctaccgccacggtgatgcacaatttttttggtgggtacaaacacaacaacaaccacatggaaatcgccaacttcaactgcaaatatctccggacagagataaaatttttcttttccgccttcagattattgttctcgaggttaatacgcgtcttttgacacctctctcgatatttttggtagcgtattagcagtcgacccctcaactagactattaccgatagTATTGAGATGTGTAAATTGATTTCTGCTGTAATCAGACAATTTCATAACTTTTTAAATCCATAGTATGTGCCATCACTTTTACAGAGCATTCGTAAGATAGAGCCCGCACAACTCCCCCTAATCGACTTTCCAACAAATGCAAACAGCAACCACTTTCTCATGAGATGTATTCGTCATTGTGAATATGCCACAAAGttcaattttttacattt
The Eurosta solidaginis isolate ZX-2024a chromosome 5, ASM4086904v1, whole genome shotgun sequence DNA segment above includes these coding regions:
- the Syx13 gene encoding syntaxin-12, with product MMSRNTINNPPAGGHRDYGATASSTNAIMPDVSFSGFSPTEFMSLSEDIGQNISAVNSSCRQLEKILKVIGTRREQQGTPDKVHSIHAEANMRIETISRDIQRLTAVVRRGDKQQKLQLEKLTNDFRNVVEKYSSVQKRITASMRLSIELLGKEQDEKASAERTEFLQEQAQITAGMQFEQDMLVDRERQLRQIEADVVDVNVIMRKVYDIVQTQAETVDNLENSVENAATDVELGRAELAKAAAYRRSHRRKILLLLVIAVIIGLVVTGIIVAKLTS